The genomic interval AACTTGGGATAGAAAACAAGATACACTATTTCAATTCTAAAGAGTCGATGGTTAATTTTAGAAAAGGTAAATATTCAGTACCTACAAAATTTATTGGAGAGGAGGTTTCAATTAATCTTTAATGAATTGACTGACGAGTTATCAATCTACTTTGATGCCGAATTAATTAGAACGCATCATTTATCGGACAAAAAATTCAATTATGTTACCGAAGAGCAGATCTCTTCTATCAATTGATGTCACTCAGATATGAAATGAAATCCACAATCATAACGACGAATATCCCCTTTTCTAGTTGGGGGATCATTTAGTAACAAGATAGCGTCAGTAGCCATTATTGATAGACTCATTCATTATTCAAAAATATTTAAAATAACAGGGGGTTCATA from Staphylococcus sp. MI 10-1553 carries:
- a CDS encoding ATP-binding protein yields the protein MSLRYEMKSTIITTNIPFSSWGII